A window of the Synechococcus sp. LTW-R genome harbors these coding sequences:
- a CDS encoding D-alanyl-D-alanine carboxypeptidase family protein, producing MDDIPLATRTVSPTLQRKRRTPVALASAGGALVVVASALYALRAPILERLAPVPVAGLSARLSSDGRLLGHFPYPEANDAELISIGPGVALNTQAADALRQMRRAADAEGVDLRVLSAFRSIALQKQIFFDVKSERNQSARERARVSAPPGFSEHSTGYAVDFGDGRRPETHLSQSFDSTESYAWLKRNANRFHFVLSFPEENRQGVSYEPWHWRFEGSADALKTFDAAGRFSD from the coding sequence GTGGACGACATTCCTCTCGCCACGCGCACCGTCTCCCCCACCCTTCAGCGCAAACGCCGCACTCCCGTCGCCTTGGCGAGCGCCGGTGGAGCGCTCGTGGTTGTGGCCTCTGCGCTGTACGCCCTCAGGGCTCCGATCCTTGAGCGTCTGGCTCCCGTTCCCGTTGCAGGCCTCAGTGCCCGGCTGAGCTCTGATGGACGGCTGTTGGGCCACTTTCCCTATCCCGAAGCGAACGATGCTGAATTAATCAGCATTGGTCCCGGCGTGGCACTCAATACGCAGGCCGCCGACGCCCTGCGTCAGATGCGCCGCGCTGCGGATGCTGAGGGCGTGGACCTCAGGGTTCTCAGCGCGTTCCGTTCGATTGCGCTGCAAAAACAGATTTTCTTCGACGTCAAATCGGAGCGCAACCAAAGTGCCCGGGAGCGGGCCCGGGTGAGTGCGCCTCCGGGCTTTTCTGAGCACAGCACTGGCTATGCCGTTGACTTCGGCGATGGCCGTCGCCCCGAGACCCATCTGTCCCAGAGTTTCGACAGCACCGAGTCCTATGCCTGGCTCAAGCGCAATGCCAATCGTTTCCACTTCGTGCTCTCGTTCCCTGAAGAGAACCGGCAGGGCGTGAGCTACGAGCCCTGGCACTGGCGTTTTGAGGGTTCCGCTGATGCCCTCAAAACCTTTGATGCAGCTGGACGTTTTTCGGATTAA
- a CDS encoding U32 family peptidase produces MAEAARPELLAPAGCWESLKAAAANGADAVYFGVETFNARLRAENFKVADLPEVMAWLHRRGLKGFLTFNVLVFTDELSRAAELLLAADAAGVDALIVQDIGLAALAQALTPELAIHGSTQMSITSAAGVAMAQELGCQRVVLARELSLKDLRRIQEQLRQRQIEMPLEVFVHGALCVAYSGQCLTSEALGQRSANRGECAQACRLPYELIVDGEELDLGERRYLLSPQDLAAWELLPDLVDAGVASLKIEGRLKDATYVAAVTDAYRQGLDQLSGERGPVSPDEQVELRRNLELSFSRGLSTGWLAGIDHRQLVHGRWSKKRGPWLGRLERVDGDWLLFRRRLECKPGDGVVLEIPNPDPLLPPQEVGGRVMAVEPRPRGGCAVRLGPKRLDLRGLRSGSPCWLTSDPQRESRFQRMADRAAEELRCPLALRVSGSSGEPLRLDVLSAAGLPVEGCTVLSQQPLEPAQGQALTRERLEQQLGRLGGTPWRLDRLELQLDEALFLPVAQLNQLRRALVDQLDLQGNTDVSRSIEPEQRSVLQTLEELMPAAVEPSQQEPHLTVVVRDLEQLEALKALPVDRVIVDLEHPAQLREAVKRGKGCWPGGLWLAGQRICRPDEAWSLEPLIRAEPDGYLVRNIDQLERLTPLAPCQGDFSLNVANPLTARWLLKRWGLERLTASYDLALDQLLALVAACPRDALELTLHQHMPLFHMEHCLFCAFLSEGHDHTDCGRPCEQHQVLLRDRSGAEHPLRADLGCRNTLFNGRAQTAAEAIPQFLVAGVRHFRLELLQESPADTERRVGLYRQALNGEISGRMVWQSEQLESRLGVTRGTLSERH; encoded by the coding sequence ATGGCTGAGGCCGCACGGCCGGAATTGCTGGCACCGGCGGGCTGCTGGGAGTCCCTGAAAGCCGCCGCAGCCAATGGAGCGGACGCCGTCTACTTCGGTGTCGAGACCTTCAATGCCCGCCTCCGGGCCGAGAACTTCAAGGTCGCCGATCTCCCGGAGGTGATGGCTTGGCTGCACCGCCGCGGCCTGAAAGGTTTCCTGACTTTCAATGTCCTCGTCTTCACCGATGAGCTCAGCCGCGCTGCAGAGCTGCTCCTGGCCGCCGATGCTGCCGGCGTCGATGCCCTGATCGTTCAAGACATCGGTCTGGCGGCCCTGGCCCAAGCGCTCACGCCTGAGCTGGCCATCCATGGCTCGACGCAGATGTCCATCACCAGTGCGGCTGGTGTCGCGATGGCTCAGGAGCTCGGCTGCCAGCGGGTGGTCCTCGCCCGTGAGCTGAGCCTGAAGGACCTGCGGCGCATCCAGGAGCAGCTGCGCCAACGCCAGATCGAGATGCCTTTGGAGGTTTTCGTCCATGGCGCCCTCTGTGTGGCCTATTCCGGCCAATGCCTGACCAGCGAAGCCCTGGGCCAGCGGAGCGCCAATCGCGGCGAATGTGCCCAGGCCTGCCGCCTCCCCTACGAATTGATCGTGGATGGCGAGGAGCTCGACCTCGGCGAGCGGCGTTATCTGCTGTCTCCGCAGGATTTGGCCGCCTGGGAGCTGCTTCCGGACCTGGTGGATGCCGGGGTTGCCAGCCTCAAGATTGAAGGGCGGCTTAAGGACGCCACTTACGTCGCCGCGGTGACGGACGCCTATCGCCAAGGGCTCGATCAGCTTTCGGGAGAACGCGGACCGGTCTCGCCGGACGAGCAAGTGGAGCTGCGCCGCAACCTTGAACTGAGCTTTTCGCGGGGTCTGAGTACGGGCTGGTTGGCCGGCATTGATCACCGTCAGCTGGTCCACGGCCGCTGGAGCAAAAAACGGGGTCCCTGGCTCGGCCGTTTGGAGCGCGTGGATGGGGATTGGCTGCTGTTCAGGCGTCGCCTGGAGTGCAAACCCGGAGATGGAGTGGTGCTCGAGATTCCCAATCCCGATCCCCTCTTGCCTCCCCAGGAAGTCGGCGGCCGGGTGATGGCGGTGGAACCGCGGCCCCGCGGTGGTTGCGCTGTGCGGCTGGGACCGAAGCGGTTGGATCTACGGGGCTTGCGCTCGGGCAGTCCCTGTTGGTTGACCAGCGACCCCCAGCGGGAGAGTCGCTTCCAGCGCATGGCGGATCGCGCTGCTGAGGAGCTGCGCTGTCCCCTGGCCCTGAGGGTCTCAGGTTCCTCGGGCGAACCCCTCCGTTTGGACGTCCTGAGCGCCGCTGGGCTGCCGGTCGAGGGCTGCACGGTGCTCAGCCAGCAGCCGTTGGAGCCCGCCCAAGGTCAGGCCCTCACCCGGGAGAGGCTGGAGCAGCAACTCGGGCGCCTCGGCGGGACCCCCTGGCGCCTGGACCGGCTGGAGTTGCAACTCGACGAGGCGTTGTTTCTACCCGTTGCCCAACTGAATCAGCTGCGTCGCGCCTTGGTGGATCAGCTCGATCTTCAAGGGAACACGGACGTTTCTCGCTCCATAGAGCCAGAGCAGCGTTCTGTGCTGCAGACCCTTGAAGAACTCATGCCGGCGGCCGTTGAGCCCAGCCAGCAAGAGCCGCACTTAACCGTCGTGGTGCGTGACCTCGAGCAGCTGGAGGCGCTCAAAGCCCTGCCTGTTGATCGGGTGATCGTTGACCTGGAGCATCCAGCGCAGCTGCGGGAAGCCGTCAAGCGCGGCAAGGGCTGTTGGCCGGGTGGACTCTGGTTGGCGGGTCAGCGGATCTGCAGGCCCGATGAGGCCTGGAGCCTGGAGCCGCTCATTCGGGCCGAGCCCGATGGCTATTTGGTTCGCAACATTGATCAGTTGGAGCGTCTGACGCCCCTGGCCCCCTGTCAGGGAGATTTCTCCTTAAACGTGGCCAACCCGCTCACGGCACGTTGGCTGCTGAAGCGCTGGGGTTTGGAGCGTCTCACGGCCAGCTACGACCTTGCTTTGGATCAGTTGCTGGCCCTTGTTGCCGCCTGTCCACGCGATGCCCTTGAACTGACGCTGCACCAGCACATGCCCCTCTTTCACATGGAGCATTGCCTGTTCTGCGCGTTCCTCTCGGAGGGCCATGACCACACCGATTGCGGCCGCCCCTGCGAGCAACACCAGGTGCTCCTGCGGGACCGCAGTGGTGCGGAACATCCGCTGCGCGCCGACCTGGGCTGCCGGAACACCCTCTTCAACGGGCGTGCCCAGACCGCCGCGGAAGCCATCCCCCAGTTCCTGGTGGCCGGCGTACGCCATTTCAGGCTCGAATTGCTGCAGGAGAGCCCGGCCGACACTGAGCGCCGAGTTGGTCTTTACCGCCAGGCCCTCAACGGAGAGATCAGCGGCCGGATGGTCTGGCAGAGCGAGCAGCTCGAGAGCCGACTCGGGGTCACCCGCGGAACCCTCTCGGAACGTCACTGA
- the typA gene encoding translational GTPase TypA, which yields MSGEHPGTPIRNIAIIAHVDHGKTTLVDALLAQSGIFRDNEAVPTCVMDSNDLERERGITILSKNTAVDYEGIRINIVDTPGHADFGGEVERVLGMVDGCLLIVDANEGPMPQTRFVLKKALEKGLRPIVFVNKIDRARVDPEQAVDKVLDLFLELGADDDQCDFPYLFGSGMGGYAKPDMKTESEDMRPLFDAILRHVPPPVGDPEKPLQLQVTTLDYSDFLGRIMIGRIHNGTIKGNQPVALLRDDGSVKRGRISKLLGFQGLQRVEVEEARAGDLVAVCGFDEVNIGETIACPDEPQALPLIKVDEPTLQMTFVVNDSPFAGKEGKFVTSRQVRDRLNKELLTNVALRVEDTDSPDRWAVSGRGELHLGILIETMRREGYEFQVSQPQVIFRTIDGTPSEPYETLVLDVPEESVGACIEKLGVRKAEMQNMENTNDGRTQLEFVVPSRGLIGFRGDFIRATRGEGIMSHSFLDYRPMQGEFDTRRNGVLIAFEEGTATFYALKNAEDRGQFFISPGTKVYKGMIVGENNRPQDLDLNVCKTKQLTNMRSAGAEELDTLQAPMQMTLERALEYIGPDEMLEVTPESIRLRKLPAKKPAKR from the coding sequence ATGAGCGGCGAGCATCCCGGAACACCGATTCGCAATATCGCGATCATTGCCCACGTCGACCACGGCAAAACCACTCTGGTGGATGCCCTGCTGGCGCAATCGGGCATCTTCCGCGACAACGAGGCCGTCCCCACCTGCGTGATGGACTCCAACGACCTGGAGCGTGAGCGTGGCATCACGATCCTCTCCAAGAACACCGCGGTGGACTACGAGGGGATCCGCATCAACATCGTGGACACCCCTGGTCACGCCGACTTCGGCGGTGAGGTGGAACGGGTCCTCGGCATGGTCGATGGCTGTCTGCTGATCGTGGACGCCAACGAGGGGCCGATGCCCCAGACCCGTTTTGTGTTGAAAAAGGCCCTTGAAAAGGGTCTCAGGCCGATCGTCTTCGTCAACAAGATTGACCGCGCCCGCGTTGACCCCGAGCAGGCCGTCGACAAGGTCTTGGACCTGTTCTTGGAACTCGGTGCTGACGACGACCAGTGCGACTTCCCCTACCTGTTCGGTAGCGGCATGGGCGGCTACGCCAAGCCCGACATGAAGACCGAGAGCGAGGACATGCGTCCCCTCTTCGACGCGATCCTTCGCCACGTCCCGCCGCCGGTCGGCGATCCCGAGAAGCCCCTGCAGCTGCAGGTGACCACCCTCGACTACAGCGATTTCCTCGGCCGGATCATGATCGGTCGGATCCATAACGGCACGATCAAAGGCAACCAGCCCGTTGCTCTGTTGCGTGACGACGGCAGCGTCAAGCGCGGTCGCATCAGCAAGTTGCTCGGTTTCCAGGGCCTCCAACGCGTCGAGGTGGAAGAAGCCCGCGCCGGTGACCTGGTCGCCGTCTGCGGTTTCGACGAGGTGAACATCGGCGAAACGATTGCTTGCCCCGACGAGCCCCAGGCCCTGCCCCTGATCAAGGTGGATGAGCCCACCTTGCAGATGACCTTTGTGGTCAACGACTCCCCCTTCGCGGGCAAGGAAGGCAAGTTCGTCACCAGCCGTCAGGTGCGTGATCGCCTGAACAAGGAGCTCCTGACCAACGTCGCCCTGCGGGTTGAAGACACCGATTCCCCTGACCGCTGGGCTGTGAGCGGCCGTGGTGAGCTTCACCTGGGCATCCTGATCGAGACCATGCGCCGCGAGGGCTATGAGTTCCAGGTGTCTCAGCCCCAGGTGATCTTCCGCACCATCGATGGCACTCCCTCAGAGCCCTACGAGACCCTCGTGCTCGATGTTCCCGAGGAGTCCGTTGGTGCCTGCATCGAGAAGCTCGGCGTCCGCAAGGCCGAGATGCAGAACATGGAAAATACGAATGACGGCCGCACCCAGCTCGAGTTCGTGGTGCCCTCCCGTGGCCTGATCGGTTTCCGCGGTGATTTCATCCGCGCCACCCGGGGCGAGGGGATCATGAGCCACTCCTTCCTCGACTACCGCCCGATGCAGGGTGAGTTCGACACCCGCCGCAACGGTGTCCTGATTGCCTTCGAGGAAGGCACCGCCACCTTCTATGCCCTGAAGAACGCCGAAGATCGCGGCCAGTTCTTCATCAGCCCCGGCACGAAGGTCTACAAGGGCATGATCGTCGGTGAAAACAACCGTCCCCAGGACCTCGATCTGAACGTCTGCAAGACGAAGCAGCTCACCAACATGCGCTCGGCCGGTGCAGAGGAACTCGATACCCTCCAAGCCCCGATGCAGATGACCCTGGAGCGGGCCCTGGAGTACATCGGTCCCGACGAGATGCTTGAGGTCACTCCCGAATCGATTCGACTGCGCAAATTGCCCGCCAAGAAGCCGGCGAAGCGTTGA
- a CDS encoding DUF309 domain-containing protein, with protein MSDHLDPEEASLTCDPRLGEAVRLFNAGEWYACHDGFEALWHETQGPCRRTLQGILQIAVAHHHLDRGNQRGAMVLLGEGLGRLQGAGAVQFNLALDPLRETARDRLLALHENRSLTDLPLPKLTVISADS; from the coding sequence TTGAGCGATCACCTCGATCCAGAGGAAGCCAGCCTGACGTGCGATCCCCGACTCGGGGAAGCCGTCAGGCTTTTTAATGCCGGTGAGTGGTATGCCTGCCACGACGGTTTCGAAGCGCTCTGGCATGAAACCCAGGGCCCTTGCCGGCGGACCCTGCAGGGCATTCTCCAAATCGCGGTGGCCCACCACCACTTGGACCGCGGCAATCAGAGGGGGGCGATGGTCCTCCTGGGTGAGGGACTCGGTCGCCTGCAGGGTGCTGGGGCGGTGCAGTTCAACCTTGCCCTCGATCCCCTGCGTGAAACCGCCCGCGACCGTCTCTTAGCCCTGCACGAGAACCGCTCGCTCACGGATCTTCCTCTCCCCAAGCTCACCGTCATCTCTGCTGATTCCTAG
- a CDS encoding LptA/OstA family protein yields the protein MAASLGCLALPAWSQSAVPGAEVISVESMETTVVEVEGAEPLPTKPLRINTGLVTIESDQQQADQQTGVITALGNVRIVYPDERVVATARQAQYFSNEGRVVLSGDVDILQDGGNWLRAEQVTYLVDSERMQAIPAKGQQVFSRVVLQTLPSAEPAKR from the coding sequence ATGGCCGCCAGCCTGGGCTGTTTGGCACTGCCGGCTTGGTCCCAGTCCGCCGTTCCGGGTGCTGAAGTCATCAGCGTCGAGTCGATGGAGACCACCGTCGTTGAGGTGGAGGGTGCCGAACCCCTTCCCACCAAACCCCTGCGCATCAATACCGGCTTGGTCACGATCGAATCGGATCAACAGCAGGCGGACCAGCAGACGGGGGTGATCACGGCCCTTGGCAACGTCAGGATCGTTTATCCCGATGAGCGCGTGGTGGCCACCGCACGCCAGGCCCAGTACTTCAGCAATGAGGGGCGCGTTGTCCTCAGCGGAGACGTCGACATCCTTCAGGATGGCGGCAATTGGCTGCGGGCCGAACAGGTCACCTACCTGGTCGATAGCGAGCGGATGCAGGCCATCCCGGCGAAGGGGCAGCAGGTCTTCAGCCGCGTCGTCCTGCAGACGCTTCCGAGCGCAGAGCCAGCGAAGCGATGA
- the lptB gene encoding LPS export ABC transporter ATP-binding protein, with translation MSLVLDRVALNIGGRPLVKEVSLNLNPGEVVGLLGPNGAGKTTTFNLVTGLLRPDSGAVTMDDTCVADFSMPERARLGIGYLPQEASVFRSLSVQDNLMLALQESGAPKQQRRERVEQLVEDFHLKPFQHRLGYQLSGGERRRCEVARALAVGESGPLYLLLDEPFAGVDPLAVADLQALIAGLRDRGMGVLITDHNVRETLSITDRAYILTEGSILASGPSREMANDPLVRRHYLGEDFRL, from the coding sequence ATGAGTTTGGTTCTTGATCGCGTCGCCTTAAACATCGGCGGTCGCCCGTTGGTTAAAGAGGTCAGCCTCAACCTCAACCCTGGCGAGGTGGTGGGTCTGCTCGGTCCCAACGGGGCAGGCAAAACCACGACCTTCAACCTCGTCACCGGTCTGCTGCGCCCGGATTCCGGCGCGGTGACGATGGATGACACCTGCGTCGCCGACTTCTCCATGCCGGAACGTGCACGCTTGGGGATCGGCTACCTGCCCCAGGAAGCCAGCGTGTTCCGAAGCCTGAGCGTCCAGGACAACCTGATGCTAGCCCTCCAGGAGAGTGGAGCGCCCAAGCAGCAGCGGCGGGAGCGGGTGGAGCAATTGGTCGAGGACTTCCACCTCAAGCCCTTTCAGCACCGCCTGGGTTACCAGCTCTCTGGTGGTGAACGGCGCCGCTGCGAAGTCGCCCGGGCCCTGGCCGTCGGCGAGAGCGGACCGCTGTACCTCCTGCTGGACGAACCCTTCGCAGGTGTGGATCCCTTGGCCGTCGCGGACCTGCAGGCGTTGATTGCTGGGTTGCGCGATCGGGGCATGGGTGTCCTGATTACGGACCACAACGTCCGCGAGACCCTCTCGATCACTGATCGTGCCTACATCCTCACGGAGGGGAGCATCCTGGCCAGCGGCCCGTCCCGCGAGATGGCCAATGATCCCCTGGTCCGCCGCCACTACCTCGGAGAGGACTTCAGGCTGTGA
- a CDS encoding LptF/LptG family permease: MTIAPTWTEPLRRQSQKLQRHWRSLPLLDRWLFAEMLGPLLFGIAAFTAVSLSVGVVFELVRKVAEAGLPLWAAGKVLALRMPGFLVLSFPMATLMATLLAFSRLSGSSELTALRSIGVKTWRMVVPALVLAALMTLLTFVFNDVIVPSANYSASNVLDSALGRALSAQTGKNVVYSRFGRITPKEPGGNAGEGLTQLFYAKEFKNGEMQVVTLLDFSREDQQQVLTANTAVWDENRAMWEFRNGRILNIDAANNFTTSANYTSYYYPFTRAPQDVGMLPSDAAQMTVAQARRAEALLVQAGDQKEARRLRVRIQEKFAFPAICLVFGLIGSSLGVRPNSRTSRSQGFGISVLLIFGYYLMSFIFSSLGIKGTLYPFFAAWLPVLIGLGGGLVLLRKASR; the protein is encoded by the coding sequence GTGACGATCGCCCCGACCTGGACTGAGCCCCTGCGCCGTCAGTCCCAAAAACTCCAACGCCACTGGCGCAGCCTTCCCCTCTTGGATCGCTGGCTGTTCGCCGAGATGTTGGGGCCGCTGCTCTTTGGCATCGCTGCCTTTACCGCGGTTTCCCTCTCCGTGGGTGTCGTCTTTGAGTTGGTCCGCAAGGTGGCTGAGGCTGGCTTGCCGCTCTGGGCTGCTGGCAAGGTCTTGGCCCTGCGCATGCCTGGGTTCCTAGTGCTGTCGTTCCCCATGGCGACGCTGATGGCCACCCTGTTGGCCTTCAGCCGTCTGTCAGGCAGTAGCGAATTGACCGCCCTGCGCAGCATCGGTGTGAAGACCTGGCGGATGGTGGTCCCCGCCTTGGTGCTCGCGGCCCTGATGACACTGCTGACCTTTGTCTTTAACGACGTCATCGTCCCGAGCGCCAACTATTCGGCCTCGAATGTTCTCGACAGCGCCCTCGGCCGTGCCCTCTCCGCTCAAACCGGCAAGAACGTTGTCTATTCCCGTTTCGGGCGGATCACCCCCAAGGAACCGGGGGGCAATGCCGGTGAGGGACTGACCCAACTCTTCTATGCGAAGGAGTTCAAGAACGGAGAAATGCAAGTGGTCACCTTGCTCGATTTCTCCCGCGAGGATCAGCAGCAGGTCCTGACCGCGAATACGGCGGTCTGGGATGAGAACCGGGCGATGTGGGAGTTCCGCAATGGCCGCATTCTGAATATCGACGCGGCCAACAACTTCACGACATCGGCCAATTACACGAGTTACTACTACCCCTTCACCCGGGCTCCGCAGGACGTGGGCATGCTCCCCAGCGATGCCGCCCAAATGACCGTGGCCCAGGCGCGTCGAGCCGAAGCGCTTCTGGTTCAGGCGGGTGACCAAAAGGAGGCCCGCCGCCTGCGGGTCCGGATCCAAGAGAAATTTGCTTTCCCCGCGATCTGCCTGGTCTTTGGCTTGATCGGCAGCAGCTTGGGGGTGAGGCCGAACTCTCGAACCAGCCGCAGCCAGGGTTTCGGGATCAGCGTTCTGCTGATCTTTGGCTACTACTTGATGTCCTTCATCTTCAGCTCCTTGGGCATCAAGGGCACCCTCTATCCGTTTTTTGCCGCCTGGCTGCCGGTCCTGATCGGACTTGGCGGCGGACTTGTGCTGCTTCGCAAGGCCAGCCGCTGA
- the ccsB gene encoding c-type cytochrome biogenesis protein CcsB, whose amino-acid sequence MTDPVLALGLAAFVLLLLALPLSFWSVSGAGQGSTVVRLLVATANLALTAQLVLRWWQSGHFPISNLYESLCFLAWACTLTQLLVERTYRSPLVAASATPMGLGCVAFASFALPDQLQQAAPLVPALRSSWLVMHVSVIMVSYAALLVGSLLSMAVLFTDRGQALELRSSSIGSGGFRQARLAADGAPADLSLSSAALSLSEQLDSLSYRTITVGFLLLSVGIVSGAVWANEAWGSWWSWDPKETWALICWLVYAAYLHTRLSRGWQGRRPALVAVAGFVVICVCYIGVNLLGIGLHSYGWFFS is encoded by the coding sequence GTGACCGATCCGGTTCTCGCGCTTGGCCTTGCAGCGTTTGTTTTGCTGCTGTTGGCCCTGCCCCTGTCCTTTTGGAGCGTGAGTGGTGCCGGTCAAGGCAGCACCGTGGTGCGTCTGCTTGTGGCGACGGCCAACCTGGCCCTGACCGCTCAATTGGTCCTGCGCTGGTGGCAATCCGGCCACTTCCCGATCAGCAACCTCTACGAGTCCCTCTGCTTCCTGGCCTGGGCCTGCACCTTGACCCAATTGCTGGTGGAGCGCACCTACCGCTCGCCGCTGGTGGCCGCCTCCGCCACACCGATGGGTCTGGGCTGCGTGGCCTTCGCGTCCTTCGCCCTACCCGACCAACTTCAACAGGCCGCTCCGCTGGTCCCGGCCCTGCGTTCCAGCTGGCTGGTCATGCACGTCAGCGTGATCATGGTCAGCTACGCCGCCCTCCTGGTCGGCTCCCTTCTGTCGATGGCGGTGCTCTTCACCGATCGCGGCCAGGCCCTGGAATTGCGCAGCAGCTCCATCGGTAGCGGCGGCTTCCGTCAGGCGCGACTGGCGGCCGATGGTGCCCCCGCTGATCTCTCCCTCAGCAGCGCCGCGTTGTCTTTGAGCGAGCAGCTCGACAGCCTGAGCTACCGAACCATCACCGTCGGTTTTCTGCTGCTCTCCGTTGGCATCGTCAGTGGCGCGGTCTGGGCCAACGAGGCCTGGGGTAGCTGGTGGAGCTGGGACCCGAAGGAGACCTGGGCTCTGATCTGCTGGCTGGTGTATGCCGCTTACCTGCACACCCGCTTGAGCCGGGGTTGGCAGGGGCGTCGCCCCGCCCTGGTTGCCGTGGCTGGCTTTGTTGTCATCTGCGTCTGCTACATCGGCGTGAACCTGCTGGGCATTGGTCTGCACAGCTACGGCTGGTTCTTCAGCTAA
- the rpe gene encoding ribulose-phosphate 3-epimerase codes for MSTKSLVISPSILSADFSRLGEDVRAVDQAGADWIHVDVMDGRFVPNITIGPMIVEALRPVTQKPLDVHLMIVEPEKYVPDFAKAGADIISVQVEACPHLHRNLAQIKDLGKMAGAVLNPSTPIDTLEYCLELCDLVLVMSVNPGFGGQSFIESQVQKIRDLRRMCDEKGLDPWIEVDGGIKAENAWKVIEAGANAIVSGSGVFNQPSYADAITGIRNSKRP; via the coding sequence ATGAGCACCAAATCCCTGGTGATCTCCCCCTCCATCCTTTCCGCGGATTTTTCCCGGCTTGGTGAAGACGTTCGTGCGGTGGATCAGGCCGGTGCGGATTGGATCCACGTGGATGTGATGGACGGACGCTTCGTGCCGAACATCACCATTGGCCCAATGATCGTCGAGGCCCTGCGCCCGGTGACTCAGAAGCCACTGGATGTTCACCTGATGATCGTTGAGCCCGAGAAGTACGTCCCCGACTTCGCTAAGGCTGGAGCTGACATCATCTCGGTGCAGGTCGAGGCCTGCCCCCACCTGCACCGCAACCTGGCTCAGATCAAGGACCTGGGCAAGATGGCTGGCGCGGTTCTCAACCCGAGCACCCCGATCGACACCCTCGAGTACTGCCTCGAGCTCTGCGATCTGGTGTTGGTGATGAGCGTGAACCCCGGCTTCGGTGGCCAGAGCTTCATCGAGAGCCAGGTCCAAAAGATCCGCGACCTGCGCCGCATGTGCGATGAGAAAGGTCTCGATCCCTGGATCGAAGTCGACGGCGGCATCAAAGCCGAGAACGCCTGGAAGGTGATCGAGGCAGGCGCCAACGCCATCGTCAGCGGCTCCGGCGTCTTCAACCAGCCCAGCTACGCCGATGCCATCACCGGCATCCGCAACAGCAAGCGCCCCTGA
- the glpX gene encoding class II fructose-bisphosphatase, with the protein MDRTLIQEILEVVEQAGIASAKLTGMGLKNEADAAAVEAMRERMYKIQMQGRIVIGEGERDEAPMLYIGEEVGSGTGPGVDFAVDPCEGTNLCANSQRGSMAVLAASDRGGLFNAPDFYMKKLAAPPAAKGKVDINKSATENIKILSECLGLPAEELVIVVMDRARHKDLIKEIRATGARVQPISDGDVQAAIACGFAGTGTHCLMGIGAAPEGVISAAALRALGGHFQGQLVYDPAVAQTSEWEGLTKEGNLARLAEMGITDPDRVYEANELACGENVVFAATGITDGLLFDGVKFEKDCTRTSSLVISTLDNTARFTTTVHIKDGAQSIALR; encoded by the coding sequence GTGGATCGCACCCTGATTCAAGAAATTCTCGAGGTTGTTGAGCAGGCAGGCATTGCTTCCGCCAAGCTCACCGGCATGGGCCTCAAGAACGAGGCAGACGCAGCCGCCGTGGAGGCGATGCGTGAGCGCATGTACAAGATCCAGATGCAGGGCCGCATCGTGATCGGTGAGGGAGAGCGCGACGAAGCTCCCATGCTCTACATCGGCGAAGAAGTGGGCAGCGGCACTGGCCCTGGCGTCGACTTCGCTGTTGACCCCTGCGAAGGCACCAACCTCTGCGCCAACAGCCAGCGTGGCTCCATGGCCGTTCTGGCTGCCTCCGATCGCGGTGGCCTCTTCAATGCCCCCGACTTCTACATGAAGAAGCTGGCTGCTCCCCCGGCCGCCAAGGGCAAGGTGGACATCAACAAGTCCGCCACCGAGAACATCAAGATCCTCAGCGAGTGCCTCGGCCTGCCCGCTGAAGAGCTGGTGATCGTGGTCATGGATCGCGCCCGCCACAAGGACCTGATCAAGGAAATCCGCGCCACCGGCGCCCGCGTTCAGCCCATCTCTGACGGCGACGTTCAAGCCGCCATCGCTTGCGGTTTCGCCGGCACCGGCACCCACTGCCTGATGGGCATTGGTGCTGCTCCCGAAGGTGTGATTTCCGCAGCCGCTCTGCGCGCTCTGGGTGGTCACTTCCAGGGTCAGCTGGTCTATGACCCCGCCGTGGCTCAGACCTCGGAGTGGGAAGGTCTGACCAAGGAAGGCAACCTGGCCCGCCTGGCAGAAATGGGCATCACCGATCCCGACCGCGTCTACGAAGCCAACGAGCTCGCCTGCGGTGAGAACGTTGTGTTCGCAGCCACCGGCATCACCGACGGTCTGCTCTTCGATGGCGTCAAGTTCGAGAAGGACTGCACCCGCACCAGCTCCCTGGTGATCAGCACCCTCGACAACACCGCCCGTTTCACCACCACGGTGCACATCAAGGACGGCGCCCAGAGCATCGCTCTGCGCTGA